One stretch of Myxocyprinus asiaticus isolate MX2 ecotype Aquarium Trade chromosome 23, UBuf_Myxa_2, whole genome shotgun sequence DNA includes these proteins:
- the LOC127413566 gene encoding transmembrane protein 50A-like: MSGFLDGIRCGDCECNVDWSEKRNTIASIAAGVLFFTGWWIIIDAAIMYPKEEQFHHAYHTCGVIATIAFLMINAVSNGQVRGDSYSEGCLGQTGARVWLFIGFMLAFGSLIASMWILFGGFVVSDLKDLSVYPGIAVFFQNAFIFFGGLVFKFGRTEDLWQ, from the exons ATGTCGGGGTTTCTGGATGGGATCCGATGTGGGGATTGTGAGTGTAATGTGGACTGGAGTGAGAAGAGAAACACCATCGCCTCCATCGCAGCTGGTGTTCTG TTTTTCACAGGCTGGTGGATCATCATCGATGCAGCGATAATGTACCCTAAAGAAGAACAGTTCCATCACGCATACCATACCTGTGGAGTTATAGCGACTATAGCCTTCCTCAT GATCAATGCAGTGTCCAATGGGCAGGTTAGGGGGGACAGCTACAGCGAGGGCTGCTTGGGCCAGACAG gtGCCAGAGTTTGGCTCTTTATTGGGTTCATGTTGGCATTCGGGTCTCTGATCGCCTCTATGTGGATTCTGTTTGGAGGGTTTGTTGTGTCTG ACCTAAAGGATCTTTCAGTGTATCCTGGTATTGCTGTTTTCTTCCAAAATGCATTCATCTTCTTTGG TGGTCTGGTGTTTAAGTTTGGCCGCACTGAGGACCTCTGGCAGTGA